The region ATCGGGGTTTGCAATTATCCTTGTGAAGGCCTCATGCTTTTGCTATGGAACCCCTCAACAAGGAAATCAATAGTACTTCCccatccaattttttttccaaattgttTATGTACTTGGGGATTGGGCTCTGACTTAACTAGTGATGACTATAAGATCCTTAAGATTGATGACAAATCACGCAGTGAAATTCTAGAGTCGAAAAGTGGTTCCTGGAGATTAACGAATAAACATCCTACTGGCTTTTGCCCTCTGTTAATGTTTGTAGATTCCTTGGTATTTGTGGAAGGGGCATTTCATTGGCTTGGTCGGTTAACCGATGTTGAATATCGGTGATTTCATTTAGTATCTCAGACGAGGCGTACGGAGAGATACCGTTGCCAGAGCAAATGTGCTCGATTTTCTCCTGGTTGTGCGGAAGGGGTATTTCAGTATTAGCAGAAATGCTTTGTGCTTATTCTCATTATTATGATGAGTCCCACACGGGGAACATATTTAAATTTTGGGTAATGAAAGACTATGGTGTCAAGGAATCTTGGACTGGATTGTTTAATATACGAGATACCGATCTTCATTCAGTCGTACCGAAATATAGGTTTTCGGATGGAGAAGTGCTACTCTGTTGCAGTCGTTTGAATCCTTCTTCTTATGTATTTAGGACATCCAGAGGACCATTTGGATTATGGCCTCAATCTGATTATGTCATTCAGCCAGTATTCGTTTATACAGAAAGTTTGATCTTCCCTAAAATAATTAGTTAGTATTTGCTTATATATGAGCGagtcacttttttttcttgtttctttattAGTCTTTTTTTATGGTAATCATGTTACAACCTCTTATGTCTTTTCATATCTCAAATTGACCTTTATTGTGCAGTGTAGTTGAATGCACTAGACCCCAATTATCCTCATGTATGGCATTTGTTTAATTTTATAGCAGTGGTGTGTAAACCCACCATTTCGCTCCATCTCGATTAATTAAAAAGATTCGCTGCCTCCCACATGACTGAAGATATATGGCGTGTATCTGCATTCTGCACCAAAAGAAAAGCTACAACCAATAACACTAGCTAGAAAAAGTAGAAGAGCATATGTACTTGCAAAAGGAGAACATGTAACTTAGGTAGATTACAGGTGCAAAATTTCCTCAAacagaaacaaaaaagaatcaGAACAACCAACATAAATATCGAACCAGCTCACCTCACGTACTCGAACAACATAATACAAACACTAAACATAGAAAGAATAAATCAGCGTATAGCTTAAAACAGAACTCAAGCAATTGGCGGTACCTATGTCTTTGCAGTCCATTAAGGAGGACCAACAAAGGATACAAATGCAAGTACACAAATCCGAAAAAAGGAGACAACAAACCTATGACCGAGCGAATGCTGAGGTCAGAAGATGGATAGTAGAAAGGCATAACTCCAGATAACACAATACAGGAAAACAGAACCATGGAGGTCCAGAATATAAAGCAGAAGCTGCGCGGTCAATCCTAACTGGTTCGGCAAAGTGATAAGAGATTAAATATGCAAAAACGAGGGCTGCAAAGTTAATTGAGCTCAACAGATGACACGATTCAGCGAGAAAGCTTAAGAACCATGCTGGAAATATGCACCAAAATAAAGGTGTTAATAGACCTGGAAGAATAGCTCAGGTCGCGTAAAACAAGAACCAATTTACCGGTCTCCCACACGAGTAAGCAAGTAGGACAACACATAGGCCCGTACTCGGCCTTAATTAATAGTGGTAATATATGTAGTATTTTGGATGTGGGAAGAGTTTTATTGTAACCAGGTGCAAATGTGTTTTAGATTGTTAAGAGAACTTGAAATACAGCATTTTTCTAATGATATCTAACATACATAAATAAGAAGGAAATAGATAAAAACTTAGAAATAAAAGCCTTACTAACAATCAGATTGAATACTACAAAAAGAAACCAAGCAAAACTCCAGAATTACTTCATGTTACCACGTGCAAACATGTCTTAGCTACATTGCTAACAATTGCACGTATGGACAATTATATTTTGCACTACCAGTAGTCTCCACAAGAACAAGATCCACTAAGAAAATGATGGAATCGTTTCGGGTCTCTCAAGATGATTTCCCTGTTCACCACCTTTGAGACGAGCTTAAATACAGTGTGGCCATCACCATTAACTCTAAAGTTCTTCTTGATATGAATAGTGGACCCAGTTGGAGTGTTTAGAACTGCAAATGTTAAAGCAAGTCTTTCGCTACTGTTTTGCAACCTCTCTTCCCTCTTCTGCCGATCTTCCACAAACCAAAGCTCATATGGCTAGCGTCTGGGACGTAGCCAATTTCCTTAATTTTATCAATTATCATCTTCCATATTTTACTTATCTCCTCAATCCGTGGATGGTCATCACCTTGTGGCATAAATGTATGAACAACATTCTCAATCTCCACCCAACTACAAGCAGGTTCTTTCTTGCTCCACTCGCATTCATCCTTTTTCAGACTCTTTTAGCATCTTTTATCCTACCGGCAGAAGCATAGATGTTGGACAGCAAAATAAGTGGCCCTGCGTCATAGGGATCAAGTTCAAACACACGTTCAGCAGCATGAACACCCAACTCCATATTCCTATAAATCCTACAAGttccaagaaaacatttccAGGCATTTGCATTTGGTTTAATTGGCATTTCGTTTATGAACATTTCAGCACGGTCAAGTTGGCCTGAACGAGAAAGTAGATCTACAATGGTCGTATAATGTGAACTATTAGGAACTATCGTAGATTTCTTCATTAATTCGAAATAATGCATTCCTTCGTCTAGAAGTCCTGCATGACTGCAAGCCGTAAGAACACAAAGAAAAGTCACATCATTAGGTTCAAGTCCTATCTTACACATTTCCTCAAAGCATTCCACGGCTTCTTTTCCAAGTCCATGTTGAGCATAGGCGTTAAGCATCGAGCTCCACGAGACCACATCCTTTTCCACCAATCGATCAAAAACCTTTTTGGCATCATCAATGCTACCAGACTTAGCTTACATATCAAGAAGAGTATtcccaacaaaatcaagaagttttAAGCCTGACTTTATCATATGCGCATGCACCCATTCCCGGGCTCAAGAGATCCGATGCTTGCACAGGCTGAAAAAACACTAGAAAATGTATAGTGGGTCGGCTGAAAACCACCTCTTTTCATCTCTGAGAAAAGCTTCAGGGCAATTTCTCCATCACTTTTCCTTGCATGTCCGGCAATCAAAGCATTCCAAGAAACCTCATTTTTGCACCTTAATTTGTCAAAAGCACTTTTTGCACCATCCGTTAGTCCACACTTTGCATACATATTCACAATAGCAGTCCCAACGTTCACTTCCTCCTCACATCCACCTTTCATACACGTCCCATGTAGTTGCCTGCCCGTTACGCCACTACCTAAAGCACCTGCAGCCTTGCAAACACTGCCAAAAGTAAACGGGTCTGGCATAAATCCAAACCTCAACATCTCACAAAACAAAACCAACGGCTCCTCAGCGTCCTCATTCTGCGAATACCCAGTGATTAACGCAGTCCAAGAAACCACATTTCTCTCAGGCATTTCATCAAATACCTTGCGAGAATCACCCATGCTCTCACACTATGCATACATACTGATCAACATATTATTCGGAATAATATGATGTCTAAACTTTGACCTCAGGAAATGCTCATGAACCACTTTTCCTTCTTCCAGCAGTTCACATTCGGTACATTTCTTTAATAACCGGCAGTAAAACTTCCTAAATTTGCATCAATCGTGCCATCATCAATAAGATTTAGCACTAAAAGCTTTCCATTTGGGGTCTTCTTAGTCTTTATCTCCTATTACATTAATAGATGAACAATATTTGTTTACCCTTTCAGGCTTTGCTACTACAGACAATGTAGATAACAAGAATTGCTGCCTAgctatggaaatgaatgaactgAAAATTGCTCGACTACTTGTCACGTACATTTTCATGTTTAAAGCCTCCAGGATCATAGAATGAACAACCAGGAGCAACttgttatttttgaattttgagagTCTCTGACATGGAGAAAGGGACAAAACAAAGTCTGTAAAAGATGGACCACAAATCACTTTCGTACAGTAGTCAAAACAAAATTGAGATATGGTCTGAAGACTCTGAAAtcagaaaatgacaaaataaaaCTAATCACCTGTTGCCACGTATGTCATTTAATAAAAACAGTCTTTGTATGCATTGATCATCACTGACAGTACGTAAATAGAAAGTGTACGTGTACGTGTACGCACGTGCTAATTCCCTTTGCCATTTTCCCTTAATTTAGCTGTAATGAGCTGATAAAACTTCATACCCTGTAACTTTAGTTCATGTAAAAATGGATTATTGCGCCTATGTAAGTTTACCACCATGTTTTTGGCATTCTTGAACTGCCAATTTCCGTCACATAATCCAGcataatttatgtgacactttttgcTTATCGAGATTTATTTTTCTGTGATCTTTGactaatatttttaaatatatttttcatcgtattaacatgagaaaaattgcaacttataTTACGTTTCATAGAGTTTTTGAATAtgtaaaatttagttttaaaatattgagttgatctaaTCTAATTCAACTTCGAAAATTAATCAGATCCTCGATAAGCGAAAAATATCAGGACCGAGGGAGTACTTGTTATTTTCTGAATTCAGTCTCTGATCATATCAAATGGGATGGAGAAAGGGACAAAACAAAAGGCTGTAAAAATGGGaccaaaaatcaaacaaaatttgCGATATGGTCTGAGACTttgaattacaaaataaaactAATCAGTTGTTGCCACGTAAGAACACAGTCTTTGCATGCACTGACAGAACACGTATATGGAGTGTACGTACTATTTCCCTTTGCCATTTTCCCTTTATTTAGCTGTAATGAGCTGATAAAATTACTCCATTAATACCTGTAAATTTAGTTCATACATCATGTCAACATGGATTATTGCGTCTAAGTTTTATTACTACTAATAGACGTGAAAATGAAACCCATGTACACCATGTTTTTTGCATTCTTGAACTGACTATTTCTATCATATATTCAGGTCAGttaattcatgagctaattCTGCATGTTGTTCTATTTCATATTCCTTTAAACTTAGACAATATATATGTCGTACTATATAGATGATAAAAAGGCTAAGTAAATTGCTAGTGCTAAATTTGTTCAATCATTTGATAACCATAGTCATTCGCGATTAGCGACCCATTAAGGCTATAAACATGAAAAAGTACGTGACAAATAGTCGAGCAATTTTCAATTTGATAATCTCCATAGCTAGGCAGCAATTCTTGTTATCTACATTGTCTGTAGTAGCAGAGCCAGAAAGGGTAAACAAATGTTGTTCATCTATTACTGTTATAGATGATAAAGAGCTACTTAAGAAGACTTCAAATGGAAAGCTTTTAGTGCTAAATTTAATTGATAATGGCTTGATGGACACAAATTTGGGAAGTTTATACCGCCGGTTATTAAAGAAATGTACCGTATGTGAACTActggaagaaggaaaaatggtTCATGAGCACTTCCTGAGGTCAAAGTTTAGACAAGATACTGTTCCAAACACCATGTTGATTAGTATGTATGCAAAGTGTGAGAGCATGGATGATGCTTGCgaggtgtttgataaaatgcctgAGAGAAATGCGGTTTCGTGGACTGCGTTAATCACTGGGTATGCGCAGAATGAGGGTGCTGAGGAGGCGTTGGTTTTGTTTCGTGAGATGTTGAGGTTTGGATTTATGCCAGACCCGTTTACTTTTGGGAGTGTTCTCAAGGCTGCAGGTGCTTTAGGTTGTGCTGAAACAGGCAGGCAACTACATGGGACATGTATGAAATGGGGATGTGAGGAGGAAGTACTTGTTGGGAATGCTATTGTGACTATGTATGCAAAGTGTGGACTAATTGATGATGCAAAACTTGCTTTTGACAAGTTAAGGTGCAAGAATGAGGTGTCTTGGACCTCAATGCTTACCGCCTATGCTCAACATGGACTTGGAAAAGAAGCTGTGGAATGTTTTGAGGAAATGCGTAAGATAGGACTTGAACCTAATGAAGTGACTTTTCAATCTGTTCTTACGGCTTGCAGTTGTGCTGGGCTTCTAGATGAAGGAATGCATTATTTCAAATTAATGAAGAAATCTACGATAGTTCCTAACAGTTCACATTACACGACCATTGTTGATCTAGTTTCTCGTTCAGGCCAACTTGACCGTGCTAAAATGTTCATAAATGAAATGCCTATTAAACCAAATGCAAACGTCTGGAAAGCTTTGCTTGGAGCTTGTAGGATTTATAGGAATATGGAGTTGCGTGTTCATGCAGCTGAACATGTGTTTGAACTTGACCCCTATGACGCAGGGTCACATATTTTGCTTTCCAACATCTATGCTTCTGCCGGTAAGATAACTGATGCTAAAAGAGTCCGAAAAGGGATGAATGAGAGTGGAGTCAAGCAAGAACCTGCTTGTAGTTGGGTGGAGATTTAGAATGTTGTACATACATTTATGGCACAAGATGATGCCCATCTACAGATTGAGGAGATTCACAAAATGTGGAAGAAGATGACTGATAAAATTAAGGAAATTGGCTATGTCCCAGACGTTAGCCATGAGCTTTGGTTTGTGGAAGTCCAGCAGGAGAGGGAAAAGAAGTTGCAAAACCATAGAGAAAAACTTGCTTTAGCATTTGCACTTCTCAATACTCCAGCGGGGTCCGCTGTCCgtatcaagaagaacatcagaTTTTGTGGTGATTGCCACACTGCGTTTAAATTCACCTCGAAGTTAATGGAGAGGGAAATCATCTTGAGAGACAGAAAGCGGTTCCATCATTTCCATAATGGATCTTGTTCTTGTGGAGACTACTGGTAGTGCAAAGAAATGTCCATATGTGTAACTGTTGACAATCTAATTAAGACACACTTGCACGTGGTAATATGAAGTAATCTCGAGTCTTGCTTTTATTAAAATCTATTTTGCTTCATTTTCCTCTGTGTTTATGGAGTTAAATCCTTCTGATACTGCCTCCGTTTTGACTTGGTCAGAGGTGAGTTTTCTGCTCTTCTTTTTTCGTCTCCTTTACCTGATTCTGTACCTTCGTTCATATCCTTTTTTGGCTGCTTACTGGCGTCTGAGAGCCAAGTTATTCCTCTTTGATGGACTGCAAATATATAGGTACTGTTAAATGCTGGCCGATAGTTTGTATATGCACAAATTTATTGTTATAGTTCTGTTTTAAGCTGtacattgatttattctttctTTGTTTACTTTTGGATTATGGTGTCCAAGTACATGAGATCAATCCGGTTCAACAGTTATGTTGGTTATTCTGGTTCGTTTTTTTTTCCTGCTTGAGTAAATTTTGCACCTTGAAGGCCGTTCCTTTTGTGCTCAGATATTGGTAATTGCTTTAAGCTGATAGTGCCTCTGGTGCACGAGATGGAAACAAAAATCCTTGTTCCTCGTAAACTTCTGTCTATTACACGGTCAGCTCCCTTTGTCTTGTTTAGTAACTCTGACTGACTGCAGACGTGGTAATCAGAGTAGAACAAAACTTTTCTTTCGATGTGTGACAGGCCCATAAGTAAATATTGTGACGAAACAGTTGTTTACCTTACAGGTAGGGAGCTTCCATGTTCAGAATATCATATCTATGCTGGTAGCATTCTTGCCATCTCAAAGATGACTAGTAAAATCTATAGGTCCCTAAATAGAGCAATTTTAACTTTTTCGTTCAAGCTGGAATAATGTTAAACTTACGTATCAATAACATTTGCAAGAAGATCTATAgtaaatttatgaaaaaaaatgcaTATGGAGAGACTACCTTTAAAGTTGTACAGGCAAACAAAAAGAATCGCCTCTGCTTTTTCGAATAAAAAATTACTCACTGACAGTATTGTCAACAATAGATTAGGACCAAAATTGCacaatcaaatattgaaaaacaGCAATAATCAAGCAAAGCCCCTTTTCTGCTTCTCTGCTTTTTCTTTTGACAAAATTGGATGGAAGAAAGCTAGTTTTCTCTCTACTTCCAAGCTTTTCTCCCTCGAAATTGTTTGCCAGCGCGCGCAttcttcctctttttctctATCTTAGATCTTGCTACTTTGGATCTCTTTGCTGCTAATGGCATGAGTTTTTTGTGCTCTTTTTGCTGATTGCTTGAACCACCCGTCTgcaaaattgaaacaaaaatgtGATCACATCATCCAAATCACAAGTGCATTTCATTAGAATGGTAACCTTTAACTACTAAAGTTCCACATCCTTTTTGCGCAAAATGAGGACCTTAGTTCATGCAAGTGTGAAGGTTATGTGAGATGTGAAAGCAAGAGTAGGAAATTTGAAAGATAGGGAGAACAGGGTAGGAAGGGAAGAGATGAAGTTGTGTGTAACTGGTGCGGGAAAACAGGAGACTAATAAACAAAGTAGAGATCCACCTGATGGTATAACTCgaaaccaaaacaaaattttAGGAAGAAGTGTGGCTTTCGATATCttgttttttcaaaatcttcCTAGTTCCAACACAATAAATCGACGAAAGAAAATTAGGATGTCTTTAAATTCTAAAGATCCTATAACATTCATAATAGATCCACAGGAAGTAGATGCAAAGTGCGCTTTGGATACAGGTATACAGCGAGTAAATCATCAAATCCCATTCATGCActtccaaaataaaaatagttttctatgtaTTAAAGTGTAAAGTTCCTTGTGAAATGCCTGAGTTCCCCATTCttaggagaaaaaaaataggtaaGTAACTGGGAAACTTAGCCAATAGTAAGAAAAAGCTGGGCAATAAGAGAAATTTAGAAATATGCAATGCTAAGCTCatgtaaataaaatcatttacaAACAATAAatgtacctttttctttttcagagCAGTTTTAGCCTGGTATCTCCCTCTATCCTCTCTGCCAGCCCGAATAATCGCCAGTCTCTCTTCCTTGCTAAGCTTCTTTCGTATGTTAGCCTAGAGTACAAGACATAATAGCATAAGATGCATCCTGTTAGGGCAGAAGATTGCAATTAACAAGAAACAAAACAGCCAACTCCAAAAGTAAATCAAACAAAGGGGTGCAAAAGTTTGTGTCCAGCGATCAGAATTTGAAAGCAACTACAGCACAATCCAAAATCCTCTTTTATCAGCTTAACATGGGGGAAGCATTGTCCTTTtcttccctctttttttttacgGGGGAAGCATTTTCTTCTGAGCCAATTCGTAATTGCAAATATAACAGTGACTGTGTGAGGCATCTAACCTCAAGTTTAGCAGCATCAACTCTTTTAGTACTAAGTTGGTCTGAGGTGGGAAGCTTAAATCCATGTTGAGCTAAAACATTCCTCGCATCCTTTTTGGCCTAATGAGCAAGAACAGAGAACTAGTAAGGCCACAGAACATAAATAAAGGACTCATTGCAAGTGGGATTCAGTTTCTTCACAATCAGCATACCTTGAGTTCTTTGATTCTTTGGAAGTCCTCATTAGATAGAATACCATCCTCCTCTGTATTCAAGGCGTTAGGTTCCATTTTCACACCTGCTAATTTCTTTAAAGCACGAAGGCTATTACTGGCAGCATTTACATCAATATCagatattttcctttttattcctttaGACTCCTTTTCATCCACATCATCATCTTCAGAAGCCGAGCTACTATTATCCTGAGTTTTACTGCCATCAACATCCTCTGCTTCACCATCACTCTCATCATCTTCAGAGGCACTATCACCTGCATCATCATCTTCTGAAAATTCTTCATCACTATCAcattcatcatcaatttcaagaTCATCACCAGACTCATTGTTGGAAGCATTATCTCCGTCGTTTTCACAATTGATATCCTCTTCGCCAGGGCCAGCATCTTCATCACTTTGATCATCATGGTCAGACAAGCCAACAGACCCCTCCTCTATATCATCACTGTCATTATCCTCCTGATCCAGCAACTCAATGCCCGGAACGCTGCTGACAACACTAACCTCACCAAATGCTTTAGGCCTTGCTTTTGGGTTATTAGGACGCCCTCTGTCCTTCTTAACTAGAAGTGAAGGGCAAATCTGCAAGCAATTGTTGCGGTCGAACCAAATAAACCTCACGGATTCTTAACATGCATATTTAAGGACAGGGGGAAAGAGGGAAATTCTTCGTACCTCTCTGAACAAAGTAAGAAGTGATCGAGCCGCTGCTGAAACTGCCTTCTCATTCGATTTTTTATATAGCACAAGGTCTTGTAGCAAATCTTCTGTCATCAACTAAACAAAAAAGATGAGATGACAAAAGTTGTGAATATACTAACACGTAAAACAGTAAATTATTAATGCCAAATACTTGGAGAAATGTTGTACATACCAAAGGCATGCGTAAACATATTTCTCGGACTACATTGATTCCAACAGATATAGCCTGCAAATGTCAAATACAGAAATAACATGAACTTTATGTGCGTACAACATATATGATCCTAACGAGATATGAGGTCATTTTGAATACCTCAGGCCTTGAACGGTCATGCACAAACTGATTGACTACTTGTTTAAATAATGGTTCAACTGCATCAGGAGGCACCTGTCAAGATAAGATATCATCTGAGCAGGAGAGGCTAGCAAGTTGAAGATGAAACAAAAAGACATTGCAGAACAAAAAGCACCGTACCATATCATGACATGCCTGAACCGCTGCAGCAAGCAAACTTGTCACATCACGCTGATGGGGCTGCAATTAAAAGCACACCAACGCACCAAACTTAAGTATGAATGAAAAAGTACACTGCCAAAAGAAATATCAACTGTGATGCCAAAGGAAATTTCATAATTAGATACCTGAACATATCTCTGAAGGTACGGATAGAAgttcaacaaaatcaagtgaTGAAGCCCAACTGTTCGGGCAATTACTTTCAGCATCATCATCTTAATCTGGAGGGAGTCAAGAAACGGAAAAATATGTAATTGGGAAGGTCCATTCCAGTCGTACCAAAGAAAAACTACAGGAAGTAAATAAAGGTAATCTACCTCAAACCTCTCATTGCAAGTCTGAAGACGTGAGAATAGCTTTTCAGCGAATCCCTGCAAAAAAATATGTACTATAGGTATCATTTCCACATATTCCAAATCACAAAGATTGCATCATAGAGTACTAAGAACTAAAAAAAACCTGAGCATCCTTTAAGTGGTTCAATGGAGAATAATAACTAGTGTTGTTATTTTCGGATTGCACGCGCTGCTGCTTCTTCATGCTGCGGACGACACGCTGCAACTTtgcttgctttttctttttgctgGACGATGTACCCTTATTATTTGCCTAGATGTGCAAGCAGTCGTAAGTACAACAGATTTGATGAATATTTACCACAACTGAGGACAAACTTTCATTACTCTCTTGAGAGTTTGAACTAAGTTAAGTATTGAAAACCAGAGACATCGGCCGTAAGTTGTTCCGACATTCAAAAATCAGAATATGGAAACTCATTATTCCACTCTAAAACAGAAGGATCAGGTCTGAATGCAAAAACTCATCTGCTTGTTTTCCAACCTAAACCGAAATGCACTACATCTTGAACAGACCGTTATTCAATACTAGTGCCAAAAGATCAAATCTCATTGAACTAAAAAAACAAAGAGTGGAACAAAGACGCTGACATGGATTAAATAACCATTTAATGAATGACACACATTAGAATTATAAACCATTCACTGTAATCACTAGTGCAGGCATCATTGCTCCGCAGACGTGTATTATATAAGGAATGTCCATAGAGGATTTCATATGAGAACCAACCTTGTAAATAGCCTCTTTATTTACCACAACCTGAGGATTGGCTGTCTGCTCATCTTCACTTTCTGCCATATCGCTATCCGAGTCATCTTCAATTTTCTCATAATCAAGAAGAAAGGATAAAGAGGCAATCATAATCCTGAGAAATTTAAACAAGTAGAAAGAGCTTTAGTTGTAAAGTGATGAATGCAGTGAGCAACTATTAGCAACAAAGCCTACCTcgatgatgaatgaaagcatgCCGAGCATATAGCATTTGCTGTTCTATCATCAAACCACACCCTTCTTCGATGAAGCTCACAAAGTGTGATGAGTGATCTTTTTGCTTTTGCTTCATCCTCTTGCTATCACATTTACAAATAAGCAGAATTTCAACCTTCAACCAAAAAGAAATTCAGAAGGCATTACAAGAAAAGGCAGAACCAAACCTGTAGCAAGGCAAACAAAATATTCTGAAGTGCCCGATTCTTCGTATCATTCTTGTGCTTCTGATTCATACGTCTAATACTATGGACAATATGTGAGAAAGCCaattttctcaaaaccctatCCCCCAGAGTCTGGAGCTCCATGAACAATTCAAGTGTCTCCCCAATGTCAACAATCTGAAATACAACATAACATCAAGGTTGATCTACAGTAGttccttttttaatttgttgGGTAAAATTTCATCAATGTTGATCTACATCAGTTCCTTAACCATCTGATTACAAGGTATTCAATTGATTCTTTCATGGCTAACAAACAAATGTTGAGTGAACTTTCATTACTAGTATTGTGCTGCTTGAAGTGAAGTGAAGTGAAGTGAAATTTTGTGCTGCTTGTTCTTTGAATAGATTCATAGATGATTTGCATTGATTGTATACTGAAATTAGTTCCATTCATAACCTTCTGGATCACATTTCATCTTTGATTGTAGAGTTTCTCTGGATGTTAGTTCTGATTCGTAACTTTCGATTAATTAGTAAAATCATTACCTTTCTCTTTTTAACCACTACGTTATTATTTTCTCAACAAATCAAATTTTAGACTACGTGCCCAATCAAACAACATCACATAAAACGAAACGAAGGCATCAGTACAATATATtacaacaataactacaactacaacaacaacaacaacaagtacaaCTACAACTACaactacaactacaacaacaacaactatattaATATATTCTACACAAGTCAAATTTGAACTACGTGCTCAATCAAACAGCACCACATACATTACGAAACGAAGACATTAGTACTATATATTGAATTCAACATTAAAAAAACATCA is a window of Lycium ferocissimum isolate CSIRO_LF1 chromosome 12, AGI_CSIRO_Lferr_CH_V1, whole genome shotgun sequence DNA encoding:
- the LOC132038918 gene encoding uncharacterized protein LOC132038918; this encodes MSPFSGRRAPPSELTAEGIAASGLSSENLSLPILQSKMKCDPEGYESELLLVYEQFKSSMNLFEEQAARNFTSLSGVSTDTNVSKDLGDRSMFLAHVTPFYPKLLVNFPKELAKLLKSSARTLPSGLRVCVSQALILLINRKIVDIGETLELFMELQTLGDRVLRKLAFSHIVHSIRRMNQKHKNDTKNRALQNILFALLQQEDEAKAKRSLITLCELHRRRVWFDDRTANAICSACFHSSSRIMIASLSFLLDYEKIEDDSDSDMAESEDEQTANPQVVVNKEAIYKANNKGTSSSKKKKQAKLQRVVRSMKKQQRVQSENNNTSYYSPLNHLKDAQGFAEKLFSRLQTCNERFEIKMMMLKVIARTVGLHHLILLNFYPYLQRYVQPHQRDVTSLLAAAVQACHDMVPPDAVEPLFKQVVNQFVHDRSRPEAISVGINVVREICLRMPLLMTEDLLQDLVLYKKSNEKAVSAAARSLLTLFREICPSLLVKKDRGRPNNPKARPKAFGEVSVVSSVPGIELLDQEDNDSDDIEEGSVGLSDHDDQSDEDAGPGEEDINCENDGDNASNNESGDDLEIDDECDSDEEFSEDDDAGDSASEDDESDGEAEDVDGSKTQDNSSSASEDDDVDEKESKGIKRKISDIDVNAASNSLRALKKLAGVKMEPNALNTEEDGILSNEDFQRIKELKAKKDARNVLAQHGFKLPTSDQLSTKRVDAAKLEANIRKKLSKEERLAIIRAGREDRGRYQAKTALKKKKTGGSSNQQKEHKKLMPLAAKRSKVARSKIEKKRKNARAGKQFRGRKAWK